Proteins found in one Muntiacus reevesi chromosome 2, mMunRee1.1, whole genome shotgun sequence genomic segment:
- the PNMA8C gene encoding LOW QUALITY PROTEIN: paraneoplastic antigen-like protein 8C (The sequence of the model RefSeq protein was modified relative to this genomic sequence to represent the inferred CDS: inserted 2 bases in 2 codons; substituted 2 bases at 2 genomic stop codons), which produces MLFGGKDIALLEHGCQALEVNSYKSLMIRGIPEDCNHEKFEEIISPLPPPXNFEVAGKAFVEEKNSRAATFRLTEGINYAVIPGEIKGKGRTWSMVYMPRKQFLTKLTLFLQSEGGTVEDVSGVLRQELXPNSDGPRELPARRCCVXGPRKKSGAGAXQLGVEVPPLDSPEKESKAGDGKKGKRKHKKNRRQHHASNKEL; this is translated from the exons ATGTTATTTGGGGGCAAGGACATTGCACTGTTGGAGCATGGATGCCAGGCCCTTGAGGTGAACAGTTACAAGTCCCTGATGATCCGGGGTATCCCAGAAGACTGCAATCATGAGAAGTTTGAAGAGATCATAAGCCCCCTGCCTCCACCCTAAAACTTTGAAGTGGCTGGGAAGGCCTTTGTGGAAGAAAAGAACTCTAGGGCAGCCACCTTTAGGCTGACTGAGGGCATCAATTACGCCGTGATCCCCGGGGAAATCAAGGGCAAGGGCAGAACTTGGAGCATGGTCTACATGCCCCGGAAGCAGTTCCTGACCAAGCTGACCCTCTTCCTGCAGAGCGAGGGTGGGACGGTGGAGGATGTGTCCGGGGTCTTGAGACAGGAAC CGCCCAACAGTGATGGCCCCAGAGAGCTTCCTGCCAGGAGGTGCTGTGTGTAGGGGCCAAGGAAGAAGTCAGGGGCTGGGG ACCAACTGGGGGTCGAAGTGCCACCTCTGGACTCCCCAGAGAAGGAGAGCAAGGCTGGAGATGGCAAGAAAGGCAAGAGGAAGCACAAGAAAAACCGTCGACAGCACCACGCATCTAACAAGGAGCTGTGA